The Phycisphaerales bacterium DNA segment GTACCGCATGCCCAGCGAGTCCGCCTCCAGCTCCTGCTTGCGGCTGAACCGCAGCAGCACGCTCTGCTGCCCCAGCTGGATCAGCGTGGGCGTCAGCTGCCCACCGATGCCCGCCTTGCTCTCCAGCAGCGAGCCCGCGAGCTCTCCGCCCACCGACGCCACCTGCTCGCGCACCACCTGATCGTTGATGTGCCGCGCGGTCACGTGCCCGATCTCGTGCCCCAGCACGCCTGCGAACTGCGCCTCGTTCTTCAGCTGCGCCGCCAGCCCCCGCGAGAAGAACACCTTGCCCCCCGGCAGCGCAAACGCGTTGATGATGTCCGAGTCCAGCATCGTGAACTCCCACGGCAGCTTCGGGTTGTCCCCCTCCGTGCCGCGGGCGAGCTTCTGGCCGATCTCGGTCGTGTACGCCTGCACCGACGCGTCGCCGTACTTCCCGCCGTACTGCTGCACCACCTGCGGCGTGGACTGCACGCCCAGCGCGATCTCCTGCTCGGGGCTGATGGCGTTGAACTGGCTGCGGCCGGTGGCCGGGTTGGTGCTGCACGACGCGAGGGGGAGCACGCTCAGAGCAACCAGAGCCGCCGCGGGGGTCTTCTTCAGTCGCATACGCAAGTCTCCATAAGGCGACACCCGCGTGGGCGGGGCCGAGAGAACCATACCACTCACCTACCATGACTTCATGAGTGCGGAGTTCAGGAACGGCTCAGGACAGCGGAACGGCGAGGCTGTGGCCTGGACCGACCCCGAACTCACCAACCCGCACCAGTCGGCCGAGAAGGCCGCCAAGGTCCGTGGGATGTTCGGTGCCATCGCCGGCAGCTACGACCTCAACAACCGCGTCCACTCCCTCTGGCAGGACCAGCGCTGGCGCCGCGCCGGCGTCCGCGCCGCCTCCGTCAAACCCGGCGACGAGGTGCTCGACGTCGCCTGCGGCACCGGCGACCTCACGCAGCTCTTCGCCCGCACCCACGCCAAGCGCGTCATCGGCCTGGACTTCACCCCCGCGATGCTCGAGGTCGCCCGCGAGAAACTACCCGGCGAACGCGCCGAAGTGGCCAGCAAGGTGCAGTACATGGAGGGCGACGCCATGGCGCTGCCCTTCGACAACGCCACCTTCGACGTCGTCTCTATCGGGTTCGGCATCCGCAACGTGAGCGAGCCGCCGAAGGCCATCGCCGAGTTTGCCCGCGTGCTCCGCCCCGGCGGGCGTCTCGTCATTCTGGAGTTCGCCCAGCCCCGCAATCCGCTCATGCGGTGGTTCAACGGCCTGTATTGCGCCCGCATCATGCCCCGCACCGCCACCGTCATCAGCGGCGACAAGACCGGGGCCTACAAGTACCTGCCCGCCTCCGTGGGCACCTTCTGGACGCCCCGCCAGATGCAGGAAGCCCTTGAGCACGCGGGCTTTAGGGACGTCACCGCCCGCCCCATGACGATGGGCATCTGCGTGTGTTACCGGGCCCTCAGGCCCTGATCGGCCCCTCTGCCCGACGCGCAGATAACGCCGAACGTTTCCGGACCTGAAATCGAACCTGCGCAAATGGGGGTCACTTTCCCGCGTGCAGCCGAGGCGCGGCCGATAGCAGGACCGCACCTGCGGCACGTTGGCCGCACCGGCAAGGATGCCGGGACTCACGCAAGGCGACCGGTGGAACCGGCTTCTCACGCATCCATCGGGAGTGACACATGAGCCAGGAAGTGCTTGTCGAGCGTCTGTTCGAAACCCTCATCGCCGGTGACCGTCAGGCCGCCCGGGCCCTCGTGCAGGAGACCATCAGCCAGGGCGTCTCCGCCGAGACCATCCTCGCCGACCTCTTCTGGCCGGCCCACGAAACCATCGAGAAGCTCCACAAGTCCGACCAGATGACCGCCGTCACCTACCAGATGGCCACCCGCCTCCTTCGGATGCTGGTTGACCAGCAGGCCGCCCGCCTCAAGGTGCCCACGATCCGCGAGCGGACCGTCTTCGCGGCCTGCGGCCCCAGCCAGGGGGAGGAGCTCGCCGGCCAGATGGCCGTGGACATGCTCGAGGCGAACGGCTTCGACGTGACCTTTACCGGCGGGGGCATCCCCGCCGACGAGATCATGGCCGAGGTGCAGGCCCGCCGCCCGGACATCCTGCTGCTGTTCGCCTCCGCGGCGAGCGACCTGCCCGGCATCCGCCGCATCATCAACAACCTCCGCGAGAACGGGGCGTGCGCCAACACCCGCATCCTGGTGGGCGGCGGCGTCTTCAACCGCGCCGACGGCCTCGCCGAGGAGATGGGCGCCGACCTCTGGGCCTACAGCCCCTCGGACGTGGTGGACCTGCTCATCAACGACCCCGTCGGGCGCGGCGAGGAGCTGCGCGAGGTTGCCTCCCCCGCCCGCAAGCGGAAGACCCGCGCCGCCTGAACGTCCGATACCTGTGCCGCGATCCAAGGCCCCACGGGGCCTTTTTCGTTGCGCACACACCGTTTTTGTTGAAACCGGCACGGGTCCGGAGTGCAATGTACGGAGAGCCGCGGGTGTTCTCCCGCGGATCTGTCTGTCCATGTAGAGGGGTGATTTCGCCCTGGAGAGGGTCGGAGGATGTCCATGCGTTTGAAGGTTGCAACGGCGTTCGTGTTGTGTGCGGCAGCGGTGGCCCAGGCCTCCCCCCGTGAGAGCCTGACTTTTACCAACGTGATCAGCGATGGCCTGGAGAATGCCGCCACCAACTCGGTGATCACCCAGACCCTGGTGGGCGGCTACACGGTCAGCAAGGTCCGCGTGGTTGGCACGCTCACCTCCGTCAACCTCGCCACTTACGAGAGCGAGGCGATCTTCAAGATCACCCCTCCCGGCGGCGAACCCGTGTACGTGCAGATGTCCGGCGCCGATGACGAGTTCACGACGATCAACTTCGACGCGACGCTGTACCTGCCCGCGCCGATCGCCAACTCCACGGGCGCGTGGGAGGTCCGGTTCTTCGAGACCTACGACGACGCCGGCCAGGACGCCCGCTGGGACAATCTGACCGTCACTCTCGACGACGAGCCCGTCGGCCACATCGAGCAAGGCGACTCCGGTGACCTGCCCGCGACCGCGCAGGTGCCCGCCGGCAGCGGCACGCTGTACACCATCTTCGGCAGCATCGGCCCCGGCATCGAAGACCTGTACAAGATCCAGATCTGCGACCCCGCCAACTTCGTGGTCACCACGGTCGGCGGCACGGGCCTGGACACCCGCCTGTTCATCTTCGACACCGCCGGCAACGGCGTGCTCTATAACGACGACTACGAGGCCAGCGCCACCGAGTACTACTACCAGTCCCGCATCCACAACACCGGCGTGCTCACCGCGGGCGAGTACTACGTGGGCGTCAGCGTGTTCCAGCGCATGGCCCGCAACAGCACCGGTCAGGACATGTGGCTCAACCTCCCGTACGAGGCCGTGCGGGCGCCCGACGGCCCCGGCGCCGCCAGCCCCCTCGCGGCCTGGGGCGGCACCGCCTTTGAGACCACCGGCGAGTACGTGCTCAGCCTGACCGGCGCCTGCTTCATCCCCACCGGCCCGGTGTGCGGCCCGCAGGACTTCAACGGCGACGGCGACAGCGGCACCGACCAGGACATCGAGGCCTTCTTCGCCTGCCTCGGCGGCTCCTGCTGCGACACCTGCTACGCCGGCGGCGCCGACTTCAATGGTGACGGCGACACCGGCACCGACCAGGACATCGAGTCCTTCTTCCGCGTGCTCGGCGGCAACCCCTGCTGAGTTGACCTGACAGCCAGCTCCAAAAACCACAGAACCCAGGGACCGCGGTCCCTGGGTTCTTTCTTTTCAAAGGCCGGGGTGGGATTCGAACCCACGAAGCTTGCGCAACGGATTTGCAATCCGTCCCATTTGACCACTCTGGCACCCGGCCGGGCGGCGGGCCCGACCGGCCCGCAGGGCGAAGAATAGGGGTGCAGGCGCTGGTTGGCGAGTTTCGCCGCCCGCCGAACCCGGGTACGGTGTGCGGGTGCGGGGTCTTGGTCGCTCATGCGACCCCTGAACGGAGTGGCTCGATGCGGGCAGGATGCGTGATGGCGGCGGCAGGACTCCTCGTCATTCTCTCCGCGCCAGTGCTCGCGCAGGCCACCGGCGAGCCGGCGGCGCGCGAGCCGCTGCCCATCATCGAACGGGGCAACGAGCCCGTTGAGCCGATCAAGCCCGTCCCCGCACAGCGCAGCGTGCCGACGGTCCGCACGCCGGACGCAAAGGACCTCCCCAACGGCGCCGCCGCGCTCCCCGCCGGAGCAAAGCTCGCCGAGGGCACCTTCCTCCCCTCCCGCCGCGGCCGCCTCCTCAGAGCCCGCACCGGCGATGTGATCTTTGTGCCCGCCAAAGGCGAGCAGGAACGCGACCTCCCCGCCCTGGTGCTGATGCCCAGCGAAAGGCTCACGCAAATCGAGAGCGCCATGGCCACCGAGGGCTTCAAGGGTGACGCCAACGTCGGCGGGCAGGTCTTCGTTTACCGTGGGCGCGAGTATCTGCTGCCCTCGACCTTCGCCATCGCCGCGTCCGAGGAACCAAAGCCGACCGCTCCGCCCGAGGCCAAGAAGACCGCGCCCGCACCCGCGCCCGTTGACGACACCGACCCCCGCGCCGAGGACCTCATCCGCGAGCTCGAATCACAGCGCTCCAGCTCCCGCGCCCTCGAGCCCAACCCCACGCCGCAGCCGACCACCGAAGCTGCCCCGCAGCAGGCCGCGCCTGAAACCAGGCCCGTCCTCGCCGAGGGCACCGTCATGACCTTCCGGCGCGGCCGCCTCATCCGCCTGCCCGGCGCCGGCGGCCGCATCGCCTTCGCGCTCGACAACGACCCCAACAGCCCCGCTCCCGCGCCCATGGTCATCCAGGCGTGCAGCCAGCTCGAGCGCATGGAGTCGCTGGTGGCCGCGCATGCCGACTCCCTCGCCGTCAAGGTCAGCGGGCGGGTGCTGACGCACGCGGGCAAGAACTACCTGCTACCGACGATGGTGCAGGCCACCCGCGGCGGCGAAGTCATACCGATGCAGTGAGCCGGGGTTCTGCGAAGACGAAACACGACCGTCAGAGCACGGTCGTGGCAGGTTCGAATCATCAACAACTCAGCCCGCGTGCTCCTGCAGCGCGGCCGGCTCCGTCGGGGCCGTGCTCACGCGCTCACCGGGCATGGGGCTGAACCGTGAGCCGTACAGCGGGATCTTGCGGTTCGCCGGCCCCCGCGAGAACAGCGGCGCCGCCGCCAGCACCAGGACGATGATCCCAACGTTCGCCAGCAGCATCGCCACCGTGCTCGTGTAGCCCAGGTAGACCAGCACGCTGATCGCCACCACCAGCGCCAGCGCGGTGGGGATCACCAGCTGCCACGCCATCGTCATGATCTGGTCGTACCGCAGGCGGGGGATCGTCCAGCGGATCAGCATCATGAACGCGATCAGCAGGATCACCTTCCCGAAGAACACCAGGAACTTGACCAGCGCCGGCCCGAAGCCCACCACCGCGTCCGGGCTCGTCCACCCGCCGTCCCACAGCCCGCCCCACGGCGAAAGCTGGTACCCGCCCAGGAACAGCATCGCGAAGAACGCCGAGCTCGTCACCATGTGCGAGTACTCGGCCAGGAAGAACAGCGCAAACCGCATCGCGCTGTACTCGGTGTGGTAGCCGCCGACGAGCTCCTGCTCCGCCTCGGCGTTGTCGAAGGGCGCCCGGTTCGCTTCCGCCAGGATCGCGATGAAGAACAGCAGCGCTCCGAGCGGCTGGCTGAAGATCAGCCAACCATGCGTCGCCTGGTGCCGCAGGATCGTCTCGGGGTACACCGAGCCCACCAGCAGCAGCGTCGCGAGCAGGGCCAGCCCGAGCGGGATCTCGTAGGAGATCATCTGGGCCGTGGCACGCAGGCCGCCCAGGAACGAGTACTTGTTGTTGCTCGCCCACCCGCCAAGCGCCACGCCGTACACCCCCAGCGACGCGACCGCGAGCAGGTACACGATGCCGATGTTGATGTTCGCGCCCGACACCTGCACCAGCCCGCCGGGGATCGTCATGTTGATCAGCGGAATCGTGAAGTCCCCCACCATCCACGACCCGCCCCACGGGATGATGATGAACCCGATCAGCGCCGGCACGATGATGATGCCCGGGGCCAGCGTGAACATCACCTTGTCCACGCGGTTGGGCGTGTAGTCCTCCTTAAGGATGAACTTGAGCCCGTCCGCCAGCGACTGCCCCAGCCCCAGCGCCCCCTTCAGCTTCCCCAGCTGCGGGATGCCGAAGTCGAACCCCACGCGGTTGGGCCCGATGCGGTCCTGGATGTAGGCGGAGATCTTCCGCTCGAGGTAGATGAGGTAGGCGCAGGTCACCAGGATCACGTGGACCACGATGATGTTGGTGACAACGGAAACGATGAGCTGCGCCGTGAGCCAGCTGGGGGCTTGCATAGGGCGGAACTGTATCGGGGCGGGGGGGTTCTGTCACCCTTGGGAAACCCCACCGCGGAGCAACGCGGAGGGGGCCGAGTTCCGCGGCATGCGACGTGGGGAAAGCAGGCCTGAACCCGAAGGGCGCGAAGGGGAGCGAGGGTGCGAAGAGAGAGACGGGTCAGGACTTCCTGGCGTTTGGCCGCGCCCGCTTGGCCAGCTTCTTGATCGCCATCTTGGCGAGCAGGCTGCCGCCGAGCTCATCCGCCATCTGAATCTTCTGGTGCGTCGTGGGCGGGTGGGCCTGCGGAGCCGCCGCCGCCCTCGCGTGCATCAGCCCCGCGAGGTGCGCCAGACGCTCGCCGAAGGGCTCCCCGAACCGCATGATGAGGGCCTGGAGTTCCGCCGGGTTCGCCGGCGCCGCCTGCTCCTGAACTTGCAGCAGCGCCTCCGGCAGCAGCGTGCCGTGCCCATGCCGCCCAACCGCCGACCACACCAGCCCCGTGTGCCCCAGCGCCCCAAGGCTCGAGTCCAGCAGCTCGCCCAGCAGCACCCCCGGCTCGGTCCGCACAAGCACCCGCGCCACCGACTCCCCATGCTCGAAGGGGTGGAGCTCGGGCGCGGTGTCCGTCGTCAGCGGCCTCACCGCGCCGCCGCTGCTCAGCCACGTGCCGGCGAACGCCGCGCCCGAGCGCGACAGCGCCCGCACGCACCGCTCCAGCCACTCGGGCGCCGGCTCATCGCCCGCCTGCAGCACCGCCAGCGCCGACGCCGTCACCGCATCCGACGGATCAACCGCCTCACCCGCCGCGTCCGTGATCGTCCACGCCCGCCCCAGCCACCGCACAACCCCCACCGCGCCGACCGCATCAGCCTCCGCCGGCGAGAAGCACAGCACCCGCCCCGGCTGCGCCGTCTGCGCCCTCAGCGCCGGCAGCACGGGCCACGCCCCCCGCGCCGAGCCATCCCCCAGCACCACCACCAGCGGCTCGACCTCACACCGACGCGTCCCCAACGGCCGCAGCGCCCGCGGCGAGTCATAAAACCCGCCGATCCCCTCCTCCGCCACCGCGTACGGCCTGCACAGCCCCTCCCGCAGCACCCCATCATCGATCAGCCGCGCCATCGCCTCCACCAGCCCCCGCGTCGTGCCGTCGTACACCAGCGCGTTCTTCCCGTGCGTGAAGAAGTCCCCGAACGCCGGCAGGTCGTTGATGACCACCGGCACACCCGCGTCGTACACCTCGTGCAGCGCGTAGCAGAACGATTCGACACGATTCGGAAACACCGCGAACAGCGCATCATTCAGCCGCTCGGCAATCTCCGCATGCGGCAGCTGCCCCAGAAAGTTGAACCGCCCCCGCAGCCCCGCCGGTATCAGCGTCCGCAGGTACGCCGTGTAGCTCCCGGGCACGCTCTGGCCGACGCTGTCGTACCCGATCAGATCAACCGTGAACTGGAGGCCCGGCCGCTGCTTCATCAGCATCACGCACGCGTTCACCAGCTGGTCCACACCCTTGAGGTGGAACATCCGCCCGATGAACGCGATCGAGAACGCCCCGTCCCCCCCACTCACGCTCGGCCTCCGCGTCACCCGCGGGAAAGCCTGCTTCGGCGGGCTGCTCACGACCACCCGCTCTGGTTCGATGCCGTAGTGCTCCCGGTAATACCGCTCGTAGTACGTGCGGCTGGGCGCCAGCACCGCCTCCGCCAGCGCCAGCCCCCGCCGCTCCAGGCCGTGCATCAGGTACCGGTCGCGGTCGCGCACCGCCCCCTGCCCGTCCCGATCCAGCACCTCCAGCGAACCGTGCAGACGAGCCCCCAGCACCGGCCCAGGCCCGCCCGCCTCCGGCGCGTACAACCGGTTCACCAGCGCGTAGTACCCGGCCCCGCAGTACTCAAACAGCTCGACGAAGTCGACCCGCTCCCGCTCCAGCAGCCGCGCGATCGCCCAGGCGAACTGGTAGCTCTTCCACTGGAACACGCACTCGAACGCGCCCTGCCTGAGCGGGATCTCCGCGCACAGCTCCTCCACGCGGTACGCCCGCACGCGCTCCGGGTGCGGGAACCGCCCCACGTGCTCGCTCAGCAGCCGCGCGAACGCGTCCGCCGGAACGTCAAGCAGGAACACGACCTCGTGATCGGCCCGCAGCAGCGCCTCCGCCGCGTGGTGGATGAGCACGCCAGCCCCGCCGATGGTCGTGGGGTGCAGCTCGTAGGAAACGAAGCACGTGGTCGGCACGCTACGCGGGTTCCCCACGCAGGAAACGCCGCACAAGCTCCTGCGCGTGGGCATTGTACTGCGGCGCATGCCGCGCCCACTCTGCAATGATCGCCTCCCGCTCCTCGATCGCGCGCACCGCGTACCGCGCGATCACCTCGGGCCGGTCCGGGTACGGCACCACCAGCCGCTCGTGCAGGAACGCGTTGTCCTCGAACAGGTGGCAGCAGGGCCCGATCAGGCACGGCACCCCCAGCTGCATCGACTCCAGCGGCAGCATCGGGCTGCACTCCGCGCTCGTCACGTACAGGCTCACGTGCGTCTGGCGGATCCGCTGCTCCAGCTCCGCCTTGGGGATCGTTGTCTCGCTGCAGAACCCGCGGCTCAGCCGCAGCTGCTTCGCCAGCTCGTCGCACTGCTTGCCCAGCCCCGCGCTGTGCAGCACCGCCCCGGGGATAACCGCCGCCGCGGCCAGAATCGGGTTCGCGCTCTTGTTCGTCACCCCCGAGAACCACACGCCCACGTGCCGGCCATCACCCTCAACACGCGGCGGCGGCAGCACCTCCCCAGGCACATAGTTCACCAGGTGCCGCGACGGGATGCCCGCCGCCCGCAGCACCTCCTCCGCCCCCTTCTTCACCGTCACGAACTCGCGGATCAGCCCCTCCCTCGCGGCGTCCGCCCACATCGTGAAGATCGAGTACGTGTACCGGTCGCTCAGCTGCGTGAAGTTGCCGTGGAACACCAGGTCAAACCGCAGCGACTCATC contains these protein-coding regions:
- a CDS encoding M48 family metallopeptidase, which encodes MRLKKTPAAALVALSVLPLASCSTNPATGRSQFNAISPEQEIALGVQSTPQVVQQYGGKYGDASVQAYTTEIGQKLARGTEGDNPKLPWEFTMLDSDIINAFALPGGKVFFSRGLAAQLKNEAQFAGVLGHEIGHVTARHINDQVVREQVASVGGELAGSLLESKAGIGGQLTPTLIQLGQQSVLLRFSRKQELEADSLGMRYMAKAGYDPEALLGVMDVLAAAMEGNRGVEFFSTHPYPDTRVANIKEQLSSNYSSSLTKLELGADAYQRRMLSKLKGVRRSDAGASKASFGDLGDPVLWCAHCREDAEHAQAKD
- a CDS encoding DVUA0089 family protein, which codes for MRLKVATAFVLCAAAVAQASPRESLTFTNVISDGLENAATNSVITQTLVGGYTVSKVRVVGTLTSVNLATYESEAIFKITPPGGEPVYVQMSGADDEFTTINFDATLYLPAPIANSTGAWEVRFFETYDDAGQDARWDNLTVTLDDEPVGHIEQGDSGDLPATAQVPAGSGTLYTIFGSIGPGIEDLYKIQICDPANFVVTTVGGTGLDTRLFIFDTAGNGVLYNDDYEASATEYYYQSRIHNTGVLTAGEYYVGVSVFQRMARNSTGQDMWLNLPYEAVRAPDGPGAASPLAAWGGTAFETTGEYVLSLTGACFIPTGPVCGPQDFNGDGDSGTDQDIEAFFACLGGSCCDTCYAGGADFNGDGDTGTDQDIESFFRVLGGNPC
- a CDS encoding glycosyltransferase family 4 protein; its protein translation is MPTTCFVSYELHPTTIGGAGVLIHHAAEALLRADHEVVFLLDVPADAFARLLSEHVGRFPHPERVRAYRVEELCAEIPLRQGAFECVFQWKSYQFAWAIARLLERERVDFVELFEYCGAGYYALVNRLYAPEAGGPGPVLGARLHGSLEVLDRDGQGAVRDRDRYLMHGLERRGLALAEAVLAPSRTYYERYYREHYGIEPERVVVSSPPKQAFPRVTRRPSVSGGDGAFSIAFIGRMFHLKGVDQLVNACVMLMKQRPGLQFTVDLIGYDSVGQSVPGSYTAYLRTLIPAGLRGRFNFLGQLPHAEIAERLNDALFAVFPNRVESFCYALHEVYDAGVPVVINDLPAFGDFFTHGKNALVYDGTTRGLVEAMARLIDDGVLREGLCRPYAVAEEGIGGFYDSPRALRPLGTRRCEVEPLVVVLGDGSARGAWPVLPALRAQTAQPGRVLCFSPAEADAVGAVGVVRWLGRAWTITDAAGEAVDPSDAVTASALAVLQAGDEPAPEWLERCVRALSRSGAAFAGTWLSSGGAVRPLTTDTAPELHPFEHGESVARVLVRTEPGVLLGELLDSSLGALGHTGLVWSAVGRHGHGTLLPEALLQVQEQAAPANPAELQALIMRFGEPFGERLAHLAGLMHARAAAAPQAHPPTTHQKIQMADELGGSLLAKMAIKKLAKRARPNARKS
- a CDS encoding complex I subunit 1 family protein; its protein translation is MQAPSWLTAQLIVSVVTNIIVVHVILVTCAYLIYLERKISAYIQDRIGPNRVGFDFGIPQLGKLKGALGLGQSLADGLKFILKEDYTPNRVDKVMFTLAPGIIIVPALIGFIIIPWGGSWMVGDFTIPLINMTIPGGLVQVSGANINIGIVYLLAVASLGVYGVALGGWASNNKYSFLGGLRATAQMISYEIPLGLALLATLLLVGSVYPETILRHQATHGWLIFSQPLGALLFFIAILAEANRAPFDNAEAEQELVGGYHTEYSAMRFALFFLAEYSHMVTSSAFFAMLFLGGYQLSPWGGLWDGGWTSPDAVVGFGPALVKFLVFFGKVILLIAFMMLIRWTIPRLRYDQIMTMAWQLVIPTALALVVAISVLVYLGYTSTVAMLLANVGIIVLVLAAAPLFSRGPANRKIPLYGSRFSPMPGERVSTAPTEPAALQEHAG
- a CDS encoding cobalamin-dependent protein (Presence of a B(12) (cobalamin)-binding domain implies dependence on cobalamin itself, in one of its several forms, or in some unusual lineages, dependence on a cobalamin-like analog.), encoding MSQEVLVERLFETLIAGDRQAARALVQETISQGVSAETILADLFWPAHETIEKLHKSDQMTAVTYQMATRLLRMLVDQQAARLKVPTIRERTVFAACGPSQGEELAGQMAVDMLEANGFDVTFTGGGIPADEIMAEVQARRPDILLLFASAASDLPGIRRIINNLRENGACANTRILVGGGVFNRADGLAEEMGADLWAYSPSDVVDLLINDPVGRGEELREVASPARKRKTRAA
- the ubiE gene encoding bifunctional demethylmenaquinone methyltransferase/2-methoxy-6-polyprenyl-1,4-benzoquinol methylase UbiE, which encodes MSAEFRNGSGQRNGEAVAWTDPELTNPHQSAEKAAKVRGMFGAIAGSYDLNNRVHSLWQDQRWRRAGVRAASVKPGDEVLDVACGTGDLTQLFARTHAKRVIGLDFTPAMLEVAREKLPGERAEVASKVQYMEGDAMALPFDNATFDVVSIGFGIRNVSEPPKAIAEFARVLRPGGRLVILEFAQPRNPLMRWFNGLYCARIMPRTATVISGDKTGAYKYLPASVGTFWTPRQMQEALEHAGFRDVTARPMTMGICVCYRALRP